The following DNA comes from Acidicapsa ligni.
GCGTCCAAAGCTTGGGATGCAGTCGGTTTGTTGGGACGAAGCCGTCAAGATTTCAGGGGCTGATCCTGACTTCCATCGCCGTGACCTCTGGAACGCCATCGCTGATGGAAGCTTCCCCGAATGGGAACTCGCAGTGCAGCTCTTCGATCAGGAATTTGCGCAAAAATATGAGTTTGACGTTCTCGATGCCACCAAATTGATTCCGGAGGAGATTTTGCCTCTGAAGGTTATCGGTCGCATGGTCTTGAACCGCAACGTCGAAAACTACTTTGCCGAGACCGAGCAGGTAGCATACCGAGTCAGCAATGTTGTCCCTGGGATTGACTTCAGCAACGATCCGTTGCTTCAGGGGAGGCTACTCTCCTACGTCGATACGCAGCTGTCGCGTCTCGGCGGCCCGAACTATCAACAAATTCCAATCAATGCGCCAAAATGCCCGTTCGCAAACATGCAACGCGATGGACATATGCAGACGCAAGCACAAGCAGGTCGCGTTTCTTATTCGCCAAGTTCTCTGGAGTCGAATACGCCGCGCCAGTCTCCAGGCGAAGGATTCCGTACGTTCGAGGAGCCGGTTGGCGAAGCGAAGCTAAGGATACGCGCGGAGTCATTTGCCGATCACTTCTCTCAGGCGAATCAATTCTTCTATTCGCAAACAGAAACCGAGCAGAATCACATCATCTCTGCGTTCATTTTCGAGTTGAGCAAGGTCGAAACCCTTGCGGTTCGTGAGCGGATGGTCGGGCAGTTGGCGAACGTCGATCCCGCGATCGCAAAACGCATTGCTGCCGGTCTCGGCCTTCAAGGGGCAATCAAGGCAGCCCCGACCAAGGTCAAGGTTCGCGATGGACTTTCCCCTTCATTGGCTCTCAGCATTCTTGCAAAAGCCAAAGCTACGCTGGAAGGTCGCACGGTCGGTTGCCTCATTGCCGATGGTTCGGACGGCGCGCTAATCAAGTCTCTGAAGGCAGCCACTGAGAAGGCCGGGGCGAACTTCAAGATCGTCGCGCCGAAAGTAGGAGGGGCGATTGCGGAAGACGGCACCCTCTTTGAAGCCGATTTCCAACTCGCTGGTGGTCCATCCGTGCTCTTCGACACCGTTTACGTGGCCCTGTCCGATGAGGGAACTCAACAACTCTGTTCGGAAGTGGCGGCTGTAGCCTGGGTTCATGACGCGTTCGCTCATCTCAAGGTCATTGGAGGCACGGCAGCCTCACAGCCACTTCTGGATGCCGCAGGTGTGGTCGTTGATGATGGCGTGCTTACTGGGATCTCTGCCGCCGCTTTCCTGAAGACGGCAGCCAAGGGTCGAATCTGGAAACGTGAGCCGAGTGTCCGCACCATCTTCTAGGGTTCAAAGCAGAACTACAAGTGTTCGCAACGACTCAAAACCAAGATTTAGAAAGTGGGAAGATTGATGGACAATTTTGCGGAAACAACGTTTTCTACAACACACGCTCATCAGGAGGCTCATGCCTCGGGAGTCTCCTGGTCAGCGGTATTCGCAGGAGCCTTCGCCATCGCATCGCTGGCGCTCATCCTGTTGGCGCTAGGCTCTGGTCTTGGCCTGTCCTCTGTGTCGCTTTGGTCGAACGAGGGAGTTTCCTCATCGACCATCGGCACAGCTACGATCCTCTGGCTGATCTTTGCCGAACTCGCAAGTTCAGCGATGGGCGGTTACCTCGCTGGCCGATTGCGTACAAAGTGGTCAACCGTGCATTCGGATGAGGT
Coding sequences within:
- a CDS encoding catalase, translated to MKKTTPKTTAKELLSETGGELHQVAGGTHPSMTNQTGTIVSDDENSLKAGPRGPSLLEDQFLLEKTQHFDHERIPERIVHARGFGAHGFFELTHSLVGVSKAGVLNRIGEKVPVFTRFSTVAGNMGSSDLARDVRGFAVKFYTPEGNWDLVGNNIPVFFIQDAIKFTDLIHSVKQEPDRGFPQAQSAHDTFWDFVSLMPESTHMLMWIMSDRAIPRSLRMMEGFGVHTFRLVNASGNSTFAKFHWRPKLGMQSVCWDEAVKISGADPDFHRRDLWNAIADGSFPEWELAVQLFDQEFAQKYEFDVLDATKLIPEEILPLKVIGRMVLNRNVENYFAETEQVAYRVSNVVPGIDFSNDPLLQGRLLSYVDTQLSRLGGPNYQQIPINAPKCPFANMQRDGHMQTQAQAGRVSYSPSSLESNTPRQSPGEGFRTFEEPVGEAKLRIRAESFADHFSQANQFFYSQTETEQNHIISAFIFELSKVETLAVRERMVGQLANVDPAIAKRIAAGLGLQGAIKAAPTKVKVRDGLSPSLALSILAKAKATLEGRTVGCLIADGSDGALIKSLKAATEKAGANFKIVAPKVGGAIAEDGTLFEADFQLAGGPSVLFDTVYVALSDEGTQQLCSEVAAVAWVHDAFAHLKVIGGTAASQPLLDAAGVVVDDGVLTGISAAAFLKTAAKGRIWKREPSVRTIF